A single genomic interval of Camelina sativa cultivar DH55 chromosome 11, Cs, whole genome shotgun sequence harbors:
- the LOC104724759 gene encoding potassium channel KAT1-like, with protein sequence MSISRTRNFFERFCVEEYNIDTIKQSSFLSADLLPSLGARINQSTKLRKHIISPFNPRYRAWEMWLVFLVIYSAWICPFQFAFITYKKDAIFIIDNIVNGFFAIDIILTFFVAYLDSHSYLLVDNPKKIAIRYLSTWFAFDVCSTAPFQPLSLLFNYNGSELGFRILSMLRLWRLRRVSSLFARLEKDIRFNYFWIRCTKLTSVTLFAVHCAGCFNYLIADRYPNPRKTWIGAVYPDFKSASLWNRYVTALYWSITTLTSTGYGDLHAENPREMLFDIFFMLFNLDLTAYLIGNMTNLVVHWTSRTRTFRDTVRAASEFASRNQLPHDIQDQMLSHICLKFKTEGLKQQETLNNLPKAIRSSIANYLFFPIVQNIYLFHGVSRNFLFQLVSDIDAEYFPPKEDIILQNEAPTDLYIMVSGAVDFTVYADGHDQVQGKAVIGDSFGEIGVLCYRPQPFTVRTTELSQILRISRTSLMSAMHAHAEDGRIIMNNLFMKLRGQQSIAIDDTNSGQENRYSKTVGWEEWRDSRKDGYGLDVTSPTSDKALMDAIHKGDTELVKKILKEQKSESVKVDRSNSETAGRSYANGSPKKDLYCSSSNQIIKPSKREDKRVTIHTMSQRKNGKLILLPSSIEELLRLASEKFGGCSFTKITNADNAEIDDLNVIWDGDHLYFSPN encoded by the exons ATGTCGATCTCTCGTACTCGAAATTTCTTCGAAAGATTCTGCGTGGAGGAGTACAATATTGACACCATCAAACAGAGTAGTTTCCTCTCAGCTGATCTCTTACCATCTCTCGGAGCCAGAATTAACCAATCTACAAAGCTCCGTAAACACATAATCTCACCTTTTAATCCACGTTATAG AGCTTGGGAGATGTGGCTAGTCTTTCTAGTTATTTACTCAGCCTGGATTTGCCCATTTCAGTTTGCTTTCATCACCTACAAAAAAGACGCGATCTTCATCATCGACAACATTGTTAATGGCTTCTTCGCCATTGATATTATTCTCACCTTCTTCGTCGCTTATCTCGATAGCCACTCCTATCTCCTAGTTGACAATCCTAAGAAAATAGCAATAAG GTACCTTTCGACATGGTTTGCTTTCGATGTGTGTTCCACCGCACCATTTCAGCCACTGAGCCTTTTGTTTAACTACAACGGAAGCGAACTAGGATTCAGAATTCTCAGCATGCTCAGGTTATGGCGTCTCCGACGAGTTAGCTCGCTATTTGCAAG GCTTGAGAAAGATATCCGTTTCAACTATTTCTGGATACGATGCACAAAACTTACTTCG GTCACTTTGTTCGCTGTCCATTGTGCTGGATGTTTCAACTACCTGATTGCAGATAGATATCCTAATCCAAGAAAGACTTGGATTGGAGCTGTGTATCCTGATTTCAAATCAGCAAGTCTCTGGAATAGATACGTGACTGCTCTTTACTGGTCAATCACGACATTAACCAGCACTGGATACGGAGACTTGCATGCTGAGAATCCAAGGGAAATGCTTTTCGACATTTTCTTTATGCTGTTCAACCTCGATTTGACAGCTTACCTCATTGGAAATATGACCAACCTCGTCGTTCATTGGACTAGCCGAACCAGAACCTTT AGGGATACAGTGAGAGCTGCTTCAGAGTTTGCTTCAAGAAACCAACTCCCACATGACATACAAGACCAAATGTTATCACACATTTGCCTGAAGTTCAAAACAGAGGGATTGAAACAACAAGAGACCTTAAACAATCTACCAAAAGCTATCCGCTCAAGTATTGCAAACTACCTCTTCTTCCCAATTGTTCAAAACATTTACCTCTTTCATGGAGTTTCACGTAACTTCCTCTTTCAActg GTTTCAGATATAGATGCTGAGTATTTCCCACCTAAAGAAGATATTATTCTACAAAACGAAGCGCCTACAGATCTTTACATTATGGTGTCAGGAGCAGTG GACTTCACGGTCTACGCAGATGGACATGATCAGGTCCAAGGGAAAGCAGTTATTGGAGATTCCTTTGGAGAGATTGGTGTTTTATGCTATAGACCACAACCATTCACGGTGAGAACGACCGAGCTATCTCAAATTCTACGGATAAGCAGAACATCGTTGATGAGTGCGATGCACGCTCATGCTGAAGACGGAAGGATTATAATGAACAATCTATTCATG AAACTTAGAGGACAACAGTCAATAGCAATAGATGATACGAATAGTGGTCAAGAAAACAGATATTCCAAAACAGTGGGATGGGAAGAGTGGAGAGATTCAAGAAAAGATGGTTACGGTTTAGATGTTACGAGTCCGACTTCCGACAAGGCTCTAATGGATGCAATTCACAAGGGAGATACTGAATTGGTTAAGAAGATACTTAAAGAACAAAAGTCAGAGAGTGTCAAAGTGGACAGATCAAATAGTGAAACCGCTGGAAGAAGTTACGCTAACGGTTCGCCGAAAAAAGATCTGTATTGCAGCTCAAGCAACCAAATCATCAAGCCAAGtaaaagagaagataagagaGTTACAATCCACACGATGTCACAGCGCAAGAATGGGAAGTTGATACTCTTACCATCATCCATAGAAGAGCTTCTAAGACTTGCGAGTGAAAAGTTTGGAGGCTGCAGCTTCACAAAGATCACTAATGCGGACAATGCCGAGATTGATGATTTAAATGTGATTTGGGATGGTGATCATTTGTACTTTTCACCAAATTGA